One Aneurinibacillus migulanus genomic region harbors:
- a CDS encoding UbiD family decarboxylase, producing MHSNLRTFIETLRKEQDLAVIDAPVDPNLELPEIHRRVIDEGGPALLFTNPKGSSFPVITNLFGTERRVELAFGPRPENLVNQLVGAMDQLLPPKLGTLWQYRAPLLDVAKTGLRNVGNGKAPVLELQEDDVDLHKLPVLTGWQLDGGPFFTLPLVYTEHPETKEHNLGMYRMQVQEKNRTGMHWQIQKGGGFHHHEAELRNQALPVTVFLGGPPALTISAIAPLPEMLPELIFTSFLMGDKLDVTQIGNHAHKLIAQAEFAFCGEVPPHVRHPEGPFGDHYGYYSWTHDFPIFNIQKMYRRKDAIYPATVVGKPRQEDYFIGEYLQRLLSPMFPVVMPGVKSLWTYGETGFHSLAGAIVRESYYREAMAHAFRIMGEGQLTLTKFLMLTDVPCDLSNFPRFLETILARFNPQRDLLIVHDTSMDTLDYTGRKFNHGSKAIMLGIGEAIRELAREYHGGPLPGIDKVKAYCGGCLVISGKGFAEDEKLAATLIEHAQRQLADWPLIFLVDNADDIVDQTTFLWTTFTRFDPAHDVYAKTNLRQNKVQFDGPIVIDARMKPFYPDELVPRDDIVEQVDRRWKEYFPHVGSMK from the coding sequence ATGCATAGCAATTTGCGAACTTTTATCGAAACGTTACGAAAAGAACAAGACCTCGCCGTAATCGACGCGCCCGTTGACCCGAACCTGGAGCTTCCAGAAATTCACCGCCGCGTTATCGATGAAGGGGGACCGGCCCTTCTATTTACCAATCCGAAAGGCAGCTCTTTCCCGGTTATTACAAATCTGTTTGGTACCGAGCGGCGAGTAGAATTGGCTTTTGGCCCCCGTCCGGAGAACCTGGTCAATCAGCTTGTTGGCGCGATGGATCAATTGCTCCCGCCCAAGCTCGGTACATTGTGGCAATACCGTGCGCCTCTGCTCGATGTAGCGAAAACCGGACTCCGCAACGTAGGAAATGGCAAAGCACCTGTGCTGGAACTACAGGAAGACGATGTTGATTTGCATAAACTCCCCGTACTAACCGGGTGGCAGCTCGACGGGGGTCCATTCTTCACTCTTCCGCTTGTCTATACGGAACACCCGGAGACTAAAGAACACAATCTGGGAATGTATCGGATGCAAGTGCAAGAGAAAAATCGTACAGGCATGCACTGGCAGATTCAAAAAGGTGGCGGATTTCACCATCACGAAGCGGAGCTTCGCAACCAGGCGTTGCCTGTAACCGTATTTCTTGGCGGCCCTCCGGCATTGACCATTTCAGCTATCGCACCGCTGCCTGAAATGCTGCCAGAATTAATTTTCACATCGTTTCTGATGGGAGATAAGCTGGACGTTACACAAATCGGCAACCATGCACACAAACTGATTGCCCAAGCAGAATTTGCATTCTGTGGCGAAGTACCGCCGCATGTACGACATCCAGAAGGACCGTTCGGTGACCACTATGGATACTATTCCTGGACGCATGATTTTCCGATATTCAACATCCAAAAGATGTACCGTCGCAAGGACGCTATCTACCCTGCAACAGTTGTAGGTAAGCCACGCCAGGAGGATTATTTTATCGGAGAATACTTGCAGCGCCTGCTATCCCCAATGTTCCCGGTGGTAATGCCTGGCGTTAAAAGCTTGTGGACGTACGGAGAAACGGGCTTTCACTCACTTGCGGGTGCCATCGTACGGGAAAGCTACTATCGCGAAGCCATGGCACATGCGTTCCGCATCATGGGCGAGGGCCAGTTAACGCTGACCAAATTCCTCATGCTGACTGACGTACCATGTGATCTTTCTAATTTCCCACGTTTCCTTGAAACGATCCTTGCACGCTTCAATCCGCAACGTGATCTACTCATCGTGCATGATACATCGATGGATACACTGGATTACACGGGACGTAAGTTCAATCATGGCAGTAAGGCTATTATGCTAGGCATTGGCGAAGCCATTCGCGAGCTTGCACGCGAATATCATGGAGGGCCACTGCCGGGTATCGACAAGGTAAAAGCGTACTGCGGTGGTTGTCTAGTTATTTCAGGAAAAGGCTTTGCCGAAGACGAGAAATTAGCTGCGACGCTTATTGAGCATGCACAACGCCAGCTGGCAGACTGGCCACTTATCTTCCTAGTAGATAATGCAGACGATATTGTAGATCAAACAACCTTCTTATGGACTACGTTTACCCGGTTCGATCCGGCACATGATGTATATGCCAAAACGAACCTGAGACAAAATAAAGTTCAATTCGACGGTCCTATCGTTATCGACGCACGCATGAAGCCATTCTATCCAGATGAACTCGTACCACGCGATGATATTGTTGAACAGGTAGACCGCCGCTGGAAAGAATATTTCCCTCATGTCGGGAGCATGAAATAA
- a CDS encoding YxcD family protein — protein sequence MEKLKLSEQDIVNALCLYIADKKQINPSDIGIELMWDEEYGFSASAAENGRSQILIQANMIEAIRFWLQHELNRDPFAASLELELDDDEGIIAFATYHR from the coding sequence ATGGAAAAACTAAAGTTATCGGAACAGGATATCGTCAATGCGTTATGTCTGTACATTGCCGATAAGAAACAAATCAATCCAAGTGACATCGGCATTGAGCTGATGTGGGATGAAGAGTATGGATTTTCTGCGTCGGCTGCAGAAAATGGCCGGTCACAAATACTCATCCAAGCTAATATGATTGAAGCGATTCGATTCTGGCTCCAACATGAGCTGAACCGCGATCCATTCGCAGCTAGCCTGGAACTGGAACTTGATGACGATGAAGGCATTATCGCGTTTGCGACCTATCATAGATAA
- a CDS encoding ATP-binding cassette domain-containing protein, whose translation MLESPLILSDEPISTYQKGAYIRLQHVKKTFDGKQVLKRLDLQVQPGEFIAVVGRSGSGKSTLLRLVAGLEHPTSGNVSLDGEEVRGIHHETTVMFQDARLLPWKSVIDNVGIGLKGDWLKRAEWSLAQVDLADRKQEWPSVLSGGQRQRVALARALIRSPKLLLLDEPLSALDALTRLEMQQLIEKLWLEQKFTTLLVTHDVSEAVRLADRIILLEAGGIAMDLYNRIPRPRRHTDPQFASLEKEVLDQIMHRHKSFSI comes from the coding sequence ATGTTGGAAAGTCCACTTATTTTATCCGATGAACCGATATCAACTTATCAAAAGGGCGCATATATTCGATTGCAGCACGTCAAAAAAACGTTTGACGGTAAACAAGTACTTAAAAGATTGGATTTACAAGTACAGCCGGGTGAGTTTATTGCCGTGGTCGGGCGGAGCGGCAGCGGAAAAAGTACGTTACTTCGTTTAGTCGCAGGATTGGAGCATCCTACATCCGGCAACGTTTCGCTCGATGGAGAGGAAGTAAGAGGAATTCATCACGAGACAACCGTCATGTTTCAAGATGCACGGCTGCTTCCATGGAAAAGCGTGATTGACAACGTAGGCATCGGATTAAAAGGTGATTGGCTAAAACGGGCTGAGTGGTCACTTGCCCAGGTAGATTTGGCAGATAGAAAGCAAGAGTGGCCTTCTGTTCTATCTGGTGGACAAAGACAGCGTGTTGCCTTGGCCAGGGCATTAATCCGTAGCCCAAAGCTTTTACTTTTAGATGAGCCTTTAAGCGCTTTGGATGCTTTAACCCGTTTGGAAATGCAGCAGCTGATTGAAAAATTGTGGTTAGAGCAAAAATTTACAACTTTGCTTGTCACCCATGACGTGAGTGAAGCAGTTCGGTTGGCCGACCGTATTATTTTATTAGAGGCGGGGGGAATAGCAATGGATTTATATAATCGTATCCCCCGACCGCGTCGTCACACTGATCCTCAATTTGCTTCTCTGGAGAAAGAAGTGTTAGACCAAATTATGCATCGTCATAAAAGTTTTTCTATCTAG
- the ssuC gene encoding aliphatic sulfonate ABC transporter permease SsuC — MKQNTFTVYLLPWLLPLSILIGWQVAASLQTVSSRLFPPPLDVLKSTWELLVSGKLLFHMKISLWRAAIGFLVGGAIGFILGISNALFTTSYRLLDTTIQMIRNIPHLALVPLVILWMGVDEGAKIFLVALGVLFPVYINTFHGIRSINKDLIEMGKVYGLGTWPLFRDVILPGALPSIFVGLRYALGVMWLTLIVAETIPTNEGIGFLAMNAREFMHADIIILSIIVYALLGKLADVIAKSLEKKVLRWNDTYKEA; from the coding sequence TTGAAACAAAATACTTTTACCGTATATCTGCTTCCTTGGCTACTTCCGCTTAGTATTCTTATTGGCTGGCAGGTCGCAGCTTCTCTACAAACGGTATCGAGCCGTCTTTTCCCTCCGCCGTTGGATGTATTAAAATCAACCTGGGAGCTGTTGGTTAGCGGCAAATTGTTGTTCCATATGAAAATAAGTTTATGGCGGGCCGCCATTGGTTTTCTTGTAGGTGGCGCGATTGGTTTTATTTTGGGAATTAGCAATGCGTTATTTACTACGTCTTATCGGTTATTAGATACAACCATCCAAATGATACGTAACATTCCGCATCTTGCCCTGGTTCCGCTGGTCATTCTTTGGATGGGTGTTGATGAAGGGGCAAAAATTTTTCTGGTGGCGTTGGGTGTGTTATTTCCTGTCTATATCAATACATTTCATGGTATCAGAAGCATAAACAAGGATTTAATCGAAATGGGAAAAGTGTATGGTCTTGGAACCTGGCCTTTGTTTCGCGACGTAATTCTTCCCGGTGCCTTGCCGTCTATCTTCGTCGGATTACGCTATGCGCTTGGGGTTATGTGGCTGACACTGATTGTAGCGGAAACTATACCTACGAATGAAGGAATTGGGTTTCTTGCAATGAATGCCCGTGAATTCATGCATGCTGACATTATTATTCTCAGCATTATTGTGTATGCGCTATTAGGCAAGCTAGCGGATGTAATTGCTAAAAGTTTGGAAAAGAAAGTGCTGCGTTGGAATGATACCTATAAAGAAGCGTAA
- a CDS encoding aliphatic sulfonate ABC transporter substrate-binding protein: MLKVKGNLEERLKEKGISVEWKLFAGGNLVMEALSTGSIDYGHAADGSGVFAQAGDQPFVYVGSDLPNPEGIGIMARKDAGIRTLKDLKGKTLGVGKGGNHHYLAVLAIERAGLKLEDVKWVYPKDASQMRAMFETKQVDALGSWDPFFATIQADLQPITLTDGKGYTPNPTFYMANKTFAAEHPDLIKIILEETDKSDQWANKNKPDVVQLLSETLGIDRKAIEIAVNRRTYGVRKIDTETIKAQQQLADTYHRIGLIDRAINVGDLMPQDAPWTPNLAKK; the protein is encoded by the coding sequence ATTTTAAAAGTAAAAGGGAACCTGGAAGAGCGCCTGAAAGAGAAAGGTATTTCGGTAGAATGGAAATTGTTTGCCGGTGGTAATCTTGTCATGGAAGCACTAAGTACAGGAAGCATTGATTATGGACACGCGGCCGATGGCTCTGGTGTATTTGCGCAGGCGGGCGACCAGCCCTTTGTTTATGTGGGCAGCGACTTGCCCAACCCGGAAGGAATCGGCATTATGGCGCGTAAAGATGCAGGAATCCGGACGTTGAAAGACTTAAAGGGAAAGACGCTTGGCGTAGGCAAGGGTGGAAACCATCATTATTTAGCTGTTCTGGCGATTGAGCGGGCCGGATTAAAGTTGGAAGATGTGAAATGGGTATATCCTAAAGATGCTTCGCAGATGCGTGCAATGTTTGAAACAAAGCAGGTTGACGCACTAGGTTCGTGGGATCCTTTTTTTGCAACTATTCAGGCCGATTTGCAACCCATTACGCTGACAGATGGAAAAGGGTACACGCCAAATCCCACTTTCTATATGGCGAATAAGACATTCGCTGCTGAACACCCTGACTTGATTAAAATAATTTTAGAAGAGACTGATAAGTCAGACCAGTGGGCTAATAAGAACAAGCCAGACGTTGTACAACTTCTTTCAGAGACGCTTGGAATTGATCGGAAAGCGATTGAAATAGCTGTTAACCGTCGTACATATGGAGTAAGAAAGATAGACACTGAAACCATTAAGGCGCAGCAGCAGTTGGCGGATACCTATCACCGGATTGGATTGATTGACAGAGCCATTAACGTTGGCGATCTTATGCCACAAGACGCTCCATGGACACCTAATCTTGCCAAGAAATGA
- a CDS encoding DUF294 nucleotidyltransferase-like domain-containing protein translates to MNSCEEIKRMLEIEVVKVAGSSLPIFEKYHTLNLLHDKLCRKAIQHAEQWMNEAGYGMPPVPYCWFELGSGGRSERTIGNDQDHGMVYGEADSDQTNEEYTSALHNYFTLFSQRISYELKLVGYPLCSGNVMSSNQRWRHSVLEWQQVIRTWIEARGLDEIRYLLILADMRAVYGEWALCQRLKSWMYDQLYEQKDLQRRFVQHSLVHNIPLGVFYNLHYERWGEHAGKYDVKEGGYYQLVNSVRIMAIAHNLDAVETKGRLGALYQSGMLSMSDYERWLSVLACFLDVRLRHHTGLYELGREQHNYVDTKSWSRGRMREWKNMLYFLKCQQNRLAEII, encoded by the coding sequence ATGAACTCATGCGAGGAAATAAAGCGTATGCTGGAAATAGAGGTTGTAAAAGTAGCGGGATCTTCTCTTCCTATCTTTGAGAAATACCATACGTTGAACCTTCTGCACGACAAATTATGCCGAAAAGCCATACAACACGCAGAGCAGTGGATGAACGAAGCTGGCTATGGCATGCCTCCGGTGCCGTATTGCTGGTTTGAGCTTGGTAGTGGGGGACGGAGTGAGCGCACCATTGGTAACGACCAGGACCATGGAATGGTATATGGAGAGGCGGATAGCGACCAGACGAATGAGGAATACACCTCCGCTCTCCACAATTATTTCACATTATTTAGCCAGCGTATTTCGTACGAGCTAAAATTGGTCGGGTATCCGCTTTGTTCGGGCAATGTCATGTCATCCAATCAGCGTTGGCGTCATAGTGTATTGGAGTGGCAACAGGTAATACGTACATGGATAGAAGCGCGGGGGTTGGATGAAATCAGGTACTTGCTTATACTTGCAGACATGCGTGCCGTGTATGGTGAGTGGGCATTGTGTCAACGATTAAAAAGTTGGATGTATGACCAGTTGTACGAGCAGAAGGACTTGCAGCGCCGATTTGTTCAACATTCTCTTGTACATAATATTCCGCTTGGCGTATTTTACAATCTTCATTATGAGCGGTGGGGAGAGCATGCCGGCAAGTATGATGTGAAAGAGGGGGGGTACTATCAACTGGTGAATTCGGTGCGAATTATGGCAATTGCCCACAACCTTGATGCCGTAGAGACGAAGGGAAGATTAGGAGCATTATACCAAAGCGGCATGTTATCCATGTCAGACTATGAACGATGGCTCAGTGTACTGGCATGCTTCCTTGATGTTCGATTACGGCATCATACTGGACTTTATGAGTTAGGAAGGGAACAGCACAATTATGTGGACACAAAAAGCTGGAGCCGGGGGAGAATGCGGGAATGGAAGAATATGTTGTATTTTTTGAAGTGTCAGCAGAATCGTTTAGCTGAAATAATATAA
- a CDS encoding phosphatase PAP2 family protein, giving the protein MQRVMSVLQSVGDYPKVRRALFIILFICFGAIVWNISTVENWIIFNWLFLGLLLLDFNQDQKDVPWLSFLPKGVFLLFILYFIYRNAPHIWYVLASYEKNHVNHWFNWNELFRSIPFNDAALFRVYQPEWFTIFLRWVYGYGFSLALWVAVIRSFLTRDAAKMLRYVLSSHTFQLPIIVPFYATILLQEVWYVLGHPDGMARNFTPEQAAVWSLNCFPSMHTSVSFAILLLALREKGKIFRRSMVTYCSLVIFSTMYLEIHWIIDVIAGMVLGYATVKLVDKLYEKLEKRMEKKQLQAQVRTSE; this is encoded by the coding sequence TTGCAACGTGTTATGTCTGTGCTGCAAAGCGTTGGCGACTATCCAAAGGTGCGTCGGGCGCTGTTTATTATACTGTTTATATGCTTTGGTGCCATCGTGTGGAATATCTCCACTGTCGAGAATTGGATTATCTTTAACTGGCTGTTTCTGGGGCTTCTTCTCCTCGATTTCAACCAAGATCAAAAAGACGTACCCTGGCTCTCTTTTCTTCCGAAAGGCGTCTTTTTGTTATTCATTTTATATTTTATTTACCGAAATGCGCCGCACATCTGGTATGTGCTCGCCTCCTATGAAAAGAACCATGTTAACCACTGGTTCAACTGGAATGAACTATTCCGCAGCATTCCGTTTAATGATGCCGCTCTCTTCCGCGTCTACCAGCCGGAATGGTTTACCATTTTCTTGCGTTGGGTGTATGGATACGGCTTCTCACTCGCACTCTGGGTAGCGGTTATTCGCAGCTTTCTAACAAGAGATGCGGCTAAAATGCTGCGTTACGTCCTGTCCAGTCATACATTTCAACTTCCGATTATCGTACCGTTTTATGCGACTATCTTGCTACAGGAAGTATGGTACGTACTCGGCCATCCTGACGGTATGGCGCGCAATTTTACACCTGAGCAAGCAGCAGTATGGTCATTGAACTGCTTTCCAAGTATGCATACATCCGTATCATTCGCAATTCTGCTACTTGCACTACGGGAGAAGGGAAAGATTTTCCGTCGCTCCATGGTTACATACTGCTCACTGGTTATTTTCTCTACAATGTACCTGGAAATTCACTGGATTATCGATGTTATCGCTGGTATGGTGCTGGGGTACGCAACCGTTAAACTTGTAGATAAGCTATATGAAAAACTGGAAAAGCGGATGGAAAAGAAACAACTTCAAGCGCAAGTCCGTACCTCTGAATAA
- a CDS encoding ABC1 kinase family protein, protein MIHNRYYRIFAIVSMTVRFFLQVWWFHRTHRGASRADVQEQWEALVEKQARQYKRTALKLGGLLIKMGQFLSTRADIMPRAFTSELSDLTDRVPSVPWEKSKAIIEQELNQPVENIFVSLSKEPVASASIGEVYQGYLQNGEKIALKVQRAGIEKIIDADFAATRVVIRLAKRFTRFGKTMDLDALYRELERTISRELDFRKEYGHAKRFAQMYEGNPAVEVPQYYEEWMTRRILVMEWIEGAKVTDHAFLEAHHIDRDALVQRLTNLFLQQVLLHGFFHADLHPGNIFIRSNGAIVLLDFGMVGEIKQEARRHIQTLIQAVVLKDYDLMVQALDALRFLTPQADREQIKMALQVGLEMYLNRAFDALDDEMLEEIQLQIQDFVQAQPIQLPAEYAFLGRAVSTVVGVVTTIKPDVDFLEVGRPVVAEWLNQQENKRDNRRLAVQLLRDVAREMVALPRHINRFIDMSVEREYRERRMAEMDQWLVHYRSRQRATLAFTLAGWGGALALWMTDHSLETYISLGVTALALQQWLLSYRKASKLLKEQTDKVWNRGEGR, encoded by the coding sequence ATGATTCATAACCGTTATTATCGCATCTTTGCTATTGTTTCCATGACGGTACGCTTTTTTCTTCAGGTCTGGTGGTTTCACCGTACACACCGAGGCGCCAGCAGAGCGGATGTTCAGGAACAGTGGGAAGCTCTTGTAGAAAAGCAGGCACGCCAGTATAAGCGTACGGCGCTGAAACTGGGAGGTCTTTTAATTAAGATGGGCCAGTTTCTCAGTACACGGGCGGATATTATGCCGCGCGCGTTTACGTCTGAACTGTCGGACTTGACAGATCGCGTTCCGTCCGTCCCCTGGGAGAAGAGTAAGGCCATCATTGAACAAGAATTGAACCAGCCTGTTGAGAACATTTTTGTTTCGCTATCAAAAGAACCTGTCGCCTCCGCTTCTATTGGTGAGGTGTATCAAGGATATTTGCAAAACGGCGAAAAAATTGCACTGAAAGTACAACGTGCGGGCATTGAAAAAATTATTGATGCCGATTTTGCGGCTACACGTGTTGTCATACGGCTTGCCAAGCGTTTTACCCGCTTCGGCAAAACGATGGATTTAGATGCCCTGTATCGTGAACTGGAACGTACGATTTCACGTGAACTGGATTTTCGGAAGGAATACGGGCATGCTAAACGGTTTGCCCAGATGTACGAAGGAAACCCGGCAGTAGAAGTGCCACAGTATTATGAAGAGTGGATGACACGACGGATTTTGGTAATGGAATGGATAGAAGGCGCCAAAGTAACCGACCACGCTTTCTTGGAGGCTCATCATATCGATCGGGATGCCTTAGTGCAGCGGCTAACCAACCTGTTTTTGCAGCAGGTACTTCTCCATGGATTTTTCCATGCAGATTTGCATCCAGGAAATATTTTTATCCGTTCTAACGGAGCTATTGTGCTGTTGGATTTCGGAATGGTGGGAGAAATTAAACAGGAAGCACGTCGCCATATTCAGACGCTCATTCAGGCGGTCGTGCTGAAAGATTATGATTTAATGGTGCAAGCATTGGATGCCCTCCGTTTTTTGACGCCGCAGGCCGATCGAGAGCAGATTAAGATGGCGTTGCAGGTTGGATTGGAGATGTATTTGAATCGGGCTTTTGATGCGCTTGACGATGAAATGCTTGAAGAAATACAATTGCAAATCCAAGACTTTGTGCAGGCGCAGCCGATTCAGCTTCCAGCAGAATACGCTTTTCTCGGGCGTGCAGTCAGTACAGTTGTCGGCGTGGTGACGACCATTAAACCGGATGTGGATTTTCTTGAAGTGGGACGCCCGGTTGTCGCAGAATGGCTGAACCAGCAAGAGAACAAGCGGGATAATCGTCGGTTAGCCGTTCAATTGCTACGGGACGTTGCCCGGGAAATGGTGGCTTTGCCCCGTCATATAAACCGTTTTATCGATATGTCTGTTGAAAGGGAATACAGGGAACGACGTATGGCTGAAATGGATCAATGGCTTGTGCATTACCGCAGCAGACAGCGTGCGACGCTTGCTTTTACATTGGCGGGATGGGGTGGTGCGCTGGCGCTGTGGATGACGGATCATTCACTAGAGACGTATATCAGCTTGGGCGTGACTGCACTTGCGCTGCAGCAATGGCTTCTATCGTACCGCAAAGCGAGCAAACTGCTGAAAGAACAGACGGACAAAGTATGGAACAGAGGTGAAGGAAGATGA
- a CDS encoding group I truncated hemoglobin, with protein sequence MNTTQQSLYERLGGQEGIAKVVDVFYDRILADDTVNHFFKNTDMEKQRRHQALFISFATGGPNQYTGKSMTKAHEGMNIKHEDFMTIVNHLVAALKEFNVTDEDIQAIAEKLLPMEKDIIEK encoded by the coding sequence ATGAACACAACACAGCAAAGCTTATATGAACGATTGGGTGGACAAGAAGGCATCGCTAAGGTAGTGGATGTGTTCTATGATCGAATTCTGGCAGACGATACGGTAAATCATTTCTTCAAAAATACAGACATGGAAAAACAGCGTCGCCATCAAGCCTTGTTTATCTCTTTTGCAACCGGGGGTCCGAACCAATATACGGGCAAAAGCATGACAAAAGCGCACGAAGGCATGAATATTAAGCATGAAGACTTCATGACCATTGTAAATCATCTCGTTGCAGCGTTGAAAGAATTTAATGTAACAGATGAAGATATTCAGGCTATTGCTGAAAAACTTCTTCCAATGGAAAAGGATATTATTGAAAAGTAA
- the mtnA gene encoding S-methyl-5-thioribose-1-phosphate isomerase: MTKTYEPLQSVRWDNNELILLDQTKLPEETEFLILQDVQQVWDAIERLKVRGAPAIGITAAYGVYVAIRNFEAATVDELLAEVKKQADYLATSRPTAVNLFWALDRMVHRAETAATQGESVSEIKRSLLGEAQDIQAEDEAVCRAIGEHALTLFSDGMGVLTHCNAGGLATAKYGTATAPMYLAHEKGWNIKVFADETRPVLQGARLTAYELQQAGIDVTLICDNMAAKVMSNGWVQAVIVGTDRVAANGDVANKIGTYGLAVLARAHNIPFYVAAPLSSIDVKTPTGKEIPIEEREADEIIHGLGRQVAPADIKVYNPAFDVTPHEYVTAIITEKGIIRAPYTEKLQALLQK; this comes from the coding sequence ATGACAAAAACGTATGAACCACTTCAGTCCGTACGGTGGGATAATAATGAGCTTATTCTTCTTGATCAGACCAAATTGCCGGAGGAGACTGAGTTCTTAATCCTGCAGGATGTACAGCAAGTATGGGATGCGATCGAACGATTGAAGGTCCGGGGAGCGCCTGCTATCGGTATAACCGCTGCATACGGCGTGTATGTAGCAATACGTAATTTTGAAGCTGCTACAGTAGATGAATTGTTAGCGGAAGTGAAAAAGCAGGCCGATTATCTAGCGACTTCACGCCCGACAGCGGTAAACTTGTTCTGGGCCTTGGATCGGATGGTGCACAGAGCAGAGACTGCCGCTACGCAAGGTGAATCGGTGTCAGAGATAAAGCGGTCATTGTTAGGCGAAGCGCAAGATATTCAGGCGGAGGACGAAGCGGTGTGCCGCGCAATTGGAGAGCACGCGCTGACTTTATTCTCGGATGGAATGGGTGTGCTGACTCATTGCAATGCAGGAGGGCTTGCTACCGCCAAATACGGCACGGCAACAGCCCCGATGTATTTGGCGCATGAGAAAGGCTGGAATATTAAAGTGTTCGCGGATGAGACGCGTCCGGTGTTGCAGGGGGCTCGCCTAACCGCATATGAATTGCAGCAGGCAGGCATCGATGTAACGCTTATTTGTGATAACATGGCTGCAAAAGTCATGTCAAACGGTTGGGTACAGGCAGTAATCGTAGGTACGGACCGCGTTGCGGCTAATGGCGACGTCGCCAATAAAATCGGTACATACGGGCTAGCTGTACTGGCACGTGCCCACAATATTCCGTTTTATGTCGCAGCTCCATTGTCGTCCATTGATGTAAAGACGCCGACAGGCAAGGAAATTCCGATCGAAGAACGGGAAGCGGATGAGATTATTCACGGGCTGGGCCGTCAAGTGGCTCCGGCCGATATTAAAGTATACAATCCAGCATTCGACGTAACACCGCATGAATACGTAACGGCGATCATTACGGAAAAAGGAATTATACGTGCGCCGTATACGGAGAAGCTACAAGCGTTGCTTCAAAAATAA
- a CDS encoding class II aldolase/adducin family protein: MNKITLAHEIVEIGRRIYQSGFVAANDGNISARVDEEHVMITPSGVSKGFMKADSMLLIHLASGEVVDGVGRPSTEGAMHFDIYKHRPDVRAIVHAHPPTATGFAVAGIPLDQLAMPELIVSMGTIPLAPYGTPGTAELPETLRPFYEEHDAILLANHGAVAMGRTLTEALFKMESVEMCAKILFTARMLGRVRELPDEQVNKLVEARSFYGLQGAHPGKKIIQQRRDKGEKK, encoded by the coding sequence ATGAACAAAATTACCCTGGCCCACGAGATTGTGGAAATAGGAAGGCGTATATACCAGAGTGGCTTTGTGGCTGCAAATGACGGTAACATTAGTGCGCGTGTGGATGAAGAGCATGTGATGATTACCCCAAGTGGAGTCAGCAAAGGATTTATGAAAGCCGATTCCATGTTGCTCATACATCTCGCTTCAGGAGAAGTTGTCGACGGGGTCGGACGTCCATCCACAGAAGGGGCTATGCATTTTGATATTTATAAGCATCGGCCGGATGTCAGAGCGATTGTACATGCTCATCCGCCGACCGCGACCGGATTTGCGGTAGCAGGTATTCCTCTTGATCAACTTGCCATGCCGGAATTAATCGTTTCGATGGGAACGATTCCGCTTGCGCCATATGGTACTCCTGGAACGGCTGAATTGCCAGAGACATTGCGCCCTTTTTATGAAGAGCATGATGCTATTCTACTGGCTAATCACGGTGCTGTAGCGATGGGGCGGACCTTGACAGAAGCGTTATTTAAGATGGAATCGGTAGAGATGTGTGCCAAGATTTTATTTACGGCACGTATGCTTGGACGGGTGCGCGAACTGCCGGATGAACAGGTCAATAAACTGGTGGAAGCCCGTTCATTTTACGGACTTCAAGGAGCGCATCCAGGTAAGAAGATTATTCAACAACGCCGTGATAAGGGGGAGAAAAAATGA